A DNA window from Roseovarius sp. Pro17 contains the following coding sequences:
- a CDS encoding TRAP transporter substrate-binding protein, with the protein MNVSLLTRRVALAAMTGAVALGAMATAATAETTRLRFHTYYGTEIDPIIKKFRDAVKEASGGDLRVQVFHGGELVASDQLLEAASKGSIDIAHGTGGYWSGQVDIGNIEAGLPGGWTSVDEAAAFFDSEPVDALLREAYDEAGVVYLGKGYGDAYDLLTKEPVASLEDLKTRKIRATSAVAKVLEHFDIPTVYLPAGELYIGLSTGVIDGAIYGGPIEYEQLKLNEAAKYYTRLNMLMPGWTDTFLANPETWNALSDEHKTIMKDAIAQYSADISEWLAAGNQSVEDKGGVFEFSALPEADSKELTVAAQVVWQEEAARSERNAKLIELLVENAKAQGRL; encoded by the coding sequence ATGAATGTTAGTCTGCTCACACGCCGCGTTGCGCTTGCCGCTATGACCGGTGCTGTCGCACTGGGCGCGATGGCCACGGCGGCGACTGCCGAAACCACGCGTCTGCGGTTTCACACCTATTATGGCACTGAAATTGATCCAATCATCAAAAAATTCCGCGACGCGGTCAAAGAGGCGTCGGGCGGCGATCTGCGCGTTCAGGTCTTTCATGGTGGCGAATTGGTTGCCAGTGACCAACTGCTGGAAGCGGCATCAAAAGGGTCCATCGACATTGCGCACGGCACTGGCGGCTATTGGTCCGGTCAGGTTGACATCGGCAACATCGAGGCCGGATTGCCCGGCGGTTGGACCAGCGTCGATGAAGCCGCAGCATTTTTTGACAGCGAGCCTGTCGATGCGTTGCTAAGAGAAGCCTATGACGAAGCCGGCGTTGTCTATCTGGGCAAGGGCTATGGCGATGCATATGATCTGCTGACCAAAGAGCCTGTCGCCTCGCTGGAAGATTTGAAAACGCGTAAAATCCGCGCCACATCAGCCGTCGCCAAGGTGCTGGAACATTTCGATATTCCGACCGTTTATCTCCCTGCGGGTGAGCTGTATATCGGCCTGTCGACAGGCGTGATCGACGGGGCAATCTATGGTGGCCCCATCGAATACGAGCAGCTGAAGCTGAACGAGGCGGCAAAGTACTATACGCGCCTGAACATGCTGATGCCCGGTTGGACCGATACGTTTCTGGCGAATCCAGAAACGTGGAATGCCCTGTCTGATGAACACAAAACAATCATGAAAGACGCGATTGCGCAGTATTCTGCGGACATCAGCGAATGGCTTGCCGCAGGCAACCAGTCTGTCGAGGACAAGGGCGGCGTTTTCGAATTCTCCGCACTGCCCGAGGCGGATTCCAAGGAACTGACGGTCGCGGCGCAGGTCGTCTGGCAGGAAGAGGCCGCACGTTCCGAGCGCAATGCAAAGCTGATCGAACTGCTCGTTGAAAACGCCAAGGCACAAGGGCGTCTCTGA